TCTACCGGCGCTGTTGGCCTCGGCCGACGCGCACTTGGTGATCCAGAAGCGCGGTGCGGCGGATTCGGTGCTGCCCTCCAAGCTCACCAACATCCTGGCCGTGGGGGGCAACGCCATCATCACCGCCGACCCCGACACCACCCTCGGACGCCTGTGCGAAGAGCATCCAGGCATTGCGGTGTTGGTTGAACCGGAGTCCGTCGCGGCATTGAACGCGGGGATCGAGCGGGTGTTGGCATTGCCGTCGCGCAATGAAGTGGCGTTGAACTACGCCAAGGAGTTCCTCGATAAGGAACGCATTCTGCAACGTTTTCTGGCACAGGTCTGATGGGTATGTGGCTTGATTTACCGACCTTCCAAACGGTCGTGGCGTCGACGCCCCTGGTGGCGATTGATCTGGTGGTCAGAAACGGCCGTGGTGAGGTTTTTCTCGGCCTGCGCGTCAATCGACCGGGCCTATGGCTTCTGGTTCGTGCCCGGTGGGCGCATCCGGAAAAACGAGAGCCTGGACAGCGCATTCCGGCGCATCACCCAGGATGAGCTGGGGCGTCCATTCGAGCGCGCCACGGCACGGCTGCTGGGGGTGTACGAGCACTTTTACGAGGACAGTGTTTTCGCCAATGCCGGGTTCGGGCCGGACACCCACTATGTGGTGCTCAGCTATTGCCTGGAGCTGGACGACTCAACCCTGCAGCCGCCCGCCGAGCAACACCAGCAGTACCGTTGGTGGCCACAGGATGAGCTGCGCTTCAGTTCGCGGGTGCATGAAAACACCCGCGCCTACTTCACAAACCCTGTCCCAAGGATGCTCTCATGTTGATACCCGTGATCATGGCTGGCGGTTCGGGGTCGCGCCTGTGGCCGCTCTCGCGGCAGTTGAACCCCAAGCAGTTCTTGCGCCTGACCGATGCGCACTTGTCGATGCTGCAGCAAACCATCACCCGGCTGACGGGCGCCAACGTGGCCCTGCCGCAGTTGATCTGCAACGAACAGCACCGCTTCCTGGTTGCCGAGCAATTGCGTCAGCTGGGCATGGAGCAGGCGAGCATTCTGCTGGAGCCGGTGGGGCGCAACACGGCACCCGCCATCGCGTTGGCGGCATGCCAGGCGCTTGCCGCGTCAGAGGACCCGATCCTGCTGGTGCTGGCGGCGGACCACCTGATCGAAGACATCCCGGCGTTTCATGCCAGCCTGGAAGTGGCGCTACCCCTGGCCAGGGAGGGCAAGCTGGTGACCTTTGGCATCACCCCCACCCGCGCGCACACCGGTTATGGCTACATCGAGCAAGGCGCGGCGGTGGGCGAGGGCGGCTACCGGGTCAAGCGCTTCGTCGAGAAGCCGGACGCCGCCACGGCCGCGCAGTATGTGGCCAGCGGAGACTACGCCTGGAACAGCGGCATGTTCATGTTTCGTGCCCGTCGCTACCTGGAGGAACTCGAACGGTTCCAGCCGGCGATTCTCCAAGCCTGCCGTGCCGCGCTGGAGGGCGGCAGCCAGGATCTGCCGTTCACCCGCGTGCATGCCGCGACGTTTGCCGCGTGCCCGGACAACTCCATCGACTACGCCGTGATGGAGAAAACCCGCGACGCCGTGATGGTGCCGTTGCACGCCGGCTGGAGTGATATCGGCTCATGGTCGGCGCTGTGGGAGGCCAGTGAGAAAGATGCCTGTGGCAACGTGCTGCGCGGCGATGGTTTGCTGTTGGAGACGCGCGATACCTACGTGCACGCTGACAGCCGGCTGGTCGCCACCGTCGGGGTGCAGGACCTGATCATTGTCGAGACCAAAGACGCCGTGTTGGTGGCCCACAAGGACCAGGTGCAGCAGGTCAAGGGCATTGTCGACCAGCTCAAGCAGGCTGGGCGCCATGAGCATCTCAATCACCGAGAAGTGTATCGGCCGTGGGGCATGTATGACTCGGTGGATAACGGCCAGCGCTATCAGGTCAAGCGCATCACCGTAAAGCCGGGGGCCAAACTCTCGGTGCAGATGCATCACCATCGTGCCGAGCACTGGATCGTAGTCAGCGGCACGGCTCGCGTCACCAATGGCGAGCAGACCTACCTGGTCTCGGAAAACCAGTCGACCTATATCCCCATCGGCCAGGTGCATGCGCTGGAAAATCCGGGCGTGATTGCCCTGGAATTGATCGAGGTGCAATCGGGGTCTTATTTGGGCGAAGACGACATCGTGCGCTTCGAAGACAAGTACGGCCGCGCTTGAGGTTTCCGACAATTAATAACGTTGTATATAACTTCGGCGGCGAGCAACACATTGAGGGCCGGGCGGTTTATCGGCAAAACGTTATTTTCAACTAAGCCGGTTAGACATTATCTGTCTGGTGCGCTGTTTAGTTGGATGGCACTATCGGAATGACTACTCACTGACGATAAGGAGTCTGGTATGAAAACAGCACTGGCTATTATTGGGCTGAGTATCATGAGTGGTTCTGCACTGGCGGCCGAGGCGCCGTTGGGGCTCGACACCGCTGTGGTGGGGTCGGTGACGGTAGGGGAAACCCTGCTGGTCGGCAGCGCCATCGTTGCTGGTGTTGTCGCGGCTTCCAACAGCGGCGGCAGCTCCAACGGGGGCACCACCACGGGCACCACGGGCACGACCGGCACCACGGGGACCGGTAACTAAGTTGTAAATCTTGCGCTTTTCGACTGCTTGGATTCCCCGCCCAAGTGGTCTTTTTTTCTTGTCGTTTATCACGAGTGTCCTAGCACCATGATGCGTATTTTTTCTGTGGCGGCCCTGGCCGCCGCATTGTTGCAAGGCTGCATGTTTGCCCCGGGCCAATATATGGACACGGCGGCGTTGACCGAGCGCGGCAGTGCTGAAAACAGTCGGGTGGATTTGATTCCAATCACGCCAAAGTTGCTGGCGATGGAGGCGGCAACCCAAGTGCCTTATTCCATCCCGGCCGAACTATTGAGTTATAAGCCGGGGCCCTATTTGATCGGCGCTAATGACGCGTTGTATATCACCGTGTGGGATCACCCCGAACTGACGGCACCCTCAGGCCCGCAACAACAGATCGACGCCAACGGCCGCTTGGTCAGCCCCGACGGCAACCTGTTTTACCCCTACGTCGGTGAATTGGTCGCCAAGGGGCGCTCTATCGAAGCGCTGCGCAGCGAGATCACCGACAAGCTGCGCCAATACATCGACAGCCCCCAGGTGGATGTGAGTGTGTTGCGGTTTGCCAGCCAGCGTGTGGTGATCACCGGCGCGGTGGCCAAGGCCGGGCCGGTGCCGATCACCACCATCCCCCTGAATGTGATGGAGGCCATGGGCGCCGCAGGGATCGACCCGCTCAATGCCGACTTGTCGAACCTCACGCTCACTCGCGGCGGCAAGCGCTACACCCTCGACCTCGACACGCTCAACCTCGCGCAGTCGCGGGTGAACGACATCTACCTCAAGGATGGCGACCAACTGTACCTGGCCTACAACGACCGCAAACGCATCTATGTGATGGGTGAGGTCATGCAACCGCGCGCGCTGAGTTTCAAGACCCGCAGCATGAACCTTTCCGACGTGCTGGGCTCGGTCGGCGGGGTGAACCAGAACACCTCCAACGCCGACGCCGTCTACGTGATTCGTGGCGCGCAGAACAGCGCTGCCGAGCCGGCCAAGGTGTTCCAGCTGGAAGCGGCTTCACCTTCGGCCATGGCGCTGGCCACGCGCTTTGAGGTGCAGCCCCAGGATGTGGTGTTTGTCGGTCCAGCCAATATCACGCGCTGGAACCGCTTCATCAGCCAGTTGATTCCTTCCGCCACGATCGTCGGTATCGGTGCGTCCACTCAGAACAATCTGAGCGAAGCCAGCAACCGATAGGGTGGAACCTGCGTGAACACTCTGAAACTCGCGACGTGCATGGGATTGGCGTGGCTGCTAGCCGGCTGCAATCCGCTGATGACAGCCTCACTCGATACCTTCAAGGCGGCCGTGAGCGGCCCAGCGCCGCTGACGTTGACCCAGGCCCAAGTGGATGCTGTGCCGTACCCGCAGATCAAGGTCACCACGCTGTCCAGCGAAGGGGTGATGGCGCTGATCCGCCAACGTGGCGATCTGCAGTTCTGGGTCGCTTCCGGCAAGCAGGTGCTGCTGCTGCGTGACGGCCTGGTGGTCCGTACGGTCGGCCTCGGCGTCGACCTGGATGGCACGCGCTGGCAGGGGCAATCGCCGTTCGAGCTTGGCCTGCACCGCGTGCCGGAGGGCTATCGCAGTACGCGGCAGATCGACGTCGTGGACGGCTATCGCATGGGCGTCACGCTCACCAGCCGCATGACCCGCAAGGGTTTCGAAACCATCGAAATCCTCGACAAACCCTACACCTTGTTGCGGGTAGACGAAGACGTCGAGGCGCCTGGGTTTCAGGCGCGCAACCGGTATTGGGTGAATCCCGGCGACGGCTTTATCGTGCAGAGCGAACAGCACCTCACACCGCGCCTGACGTTGTTCATTACTCAGTTGCAGCCCACGCGTAAGGATGCCCAATGAAGCGTCGAACAGTCACGGCGCTGGTGTTGTTGTGGAGTTGCGCCGGTACGAGTCACGCCGCCATGACGGTGAGTGGCCAGGTGCGCAACCCAGGCCCTGTCGCGCTGCAAGCCGAGGCGCGGTTGTTGGACGTGATCACCGCTGCGCAACCGGACGCCCAAGGTTATTGGCTCGGGGCGGCCTGGTTGCGTCAGCCTTTGCTGCAACGCCAGGCGCAGCTCAAGGCCGGTGTGCTGTTTGACTTGCAAACCTTGCAGCACGCCGCATTGCCCGCCGGGCTTGAGGGGCGCGCCCATGCGGCGGCCGAGCTTTATCGGCAGGTGCAGGCCTTGCCGGTGACGGGTCGCCAGGTCGCGGTGCTGGACCCGGTGGCCGTGGAGGTGGGGTTTGCACCGAACCTGCCGGTCAGCGATGGCGACCGCCTGATGTACCCGTCGAGGCCCGACAGCGTACGGGTACTCGGCGCGGTTGCCGCTGGGTGCACGGTGCCGTTTGTGCCGTTGCGTCAGGCGCGCGACTACCTGGTCGCGTGCCCCTCGTCGAAAGAAGCAGATACCGATTACCTCTGGCTGGTCCAGCCCGACGGGCAGGTCACGCGCCTGGGCATTGCGCCCTGGAACCGCGAAGACGGCGTGCCGCCTGCACCCGGCAGCACCTTGCTGGTACCGATTCGCAGCGATGACCTGGACCCGCCCACCCCCCAACTGAATCAGCAATTGGCCGAGTTTCTCGCCACCCAACCCCTGGCCGAGGTCACGCCTTGAAATTATGTATTGCGGCCGTGCTTCTGGTGCCCTGTGGCGTCGTGCATGGCGATCCCCGTTACACCCAAAGCGACTTCGGCGGTGTGGGACTGCTGCAAACCCCCACCGCGCGCATGGCGCCCGCCGGCGAACTCAGCGTCAATGCCAACCGCACCGAGCCCTACAGCCGCTACAGTGTTTCGGCGCAGCCGCTGGATTGGCTGGAAGGCACCTTTCGCTACACCGCGATTACCAACCGTCCTTATGGCGCCGAGTCGTTCAGCGGCGGCCAGAGCTACAAGGACAAGGCCGTCGACGCTAAAGTGCGCCTGTATCAGGAAAGCCATTGGCTGCCGGAGGTCGCGCTGGGGTTCATGGACCTGGGCGGCACCGGGCTGTTTTCCAGCGAGTACCTGGTGGCCAACAAGCGCTATGGCGACGTGGATTTCAGCGCCGGTATCGCCTGGGGCTACCTGGGCAGTCGGGGTGACTTCGGCAACCCGCTGGGTGCGCTGGATGATCGCTTCAATGAGCGCCCTACCGCCGAGGGGTCCGGCAGTTTCTCCAATGGCTATTTTCGCGGGCGTCCCGCGCTGTTTGGCGGCATCGCCTACCAGACACCCTGGGCGCCGCTGAGCGTCAAGCTTGAAGTGGAAGGCAACGACTATAAGCATGAGCCACGAAGCAACAGCTTTCGCCAGGAGTCGCCGGTAAACGTCGGGGTGGTCTACAAGCTAGCCGATGCCATCGACGTGAGTGCGGCCTGGGAACGGGGCAACACCGCGATGTTCGGCATCACCCTGCACACCAACTTTGTCAGCCGCAAGGCACCGTTGAAAACCTACGATCCGCCGGCCCCCAAATTGCCAGCGCAGACGCCAGGCACACCGCCGGCTCAGGTGGACTGGGCGGCAGTGTCCCAGCGCCTGCATGACAACGCCGGCTACACCGTGCAGCGTATTGCGCAACGCGGGCCGGAGTTGGTGGTGTATGGCGAGCAGCAGCGCTATTTCTACAGCGCCAAAGCGGTAGGGCGGGCCAGTCGCATTCTAGATAACAGCGTGAATGACCAGATCGATTGGTTCACCCTGGTCAGCGAGCGGTATGCCATGCCGATCGAGGAAACCAGTGTGCCCCGCGCGACGTTTCGCGAGGTGGTCAACAACCGCGAAGACATAAAGGACCTGCACCGCCAGGTCGAGGTCAATCGCGCCAGCGAGCGCACGCAGACCGTGCTCTATACCCAGCCACCCAAGGCGTTCAGCTATGGGGTGGGGCTTGGCTACAAGCAGAACGTCGGCGGGCCGGATGGCTTGCTCTACCAGATTTCCGCCGATCTCGACGCCGAGTACCGCTTCACCCGCAACACCTGGTGGAGCGGCTTGCTGAGCGTCAACCTGTTGAATAACTACGACGGTTTCACCTACGACGCGCCGACTGGCTTGCCACGGGTGCGGACTGACCTGCGCCGCTATATGACCAGCGCCGACGTCACCTTGCCGACCTTCCAGCTCAACCATGCGCAGCGCCTGGACCAGGACCTGTATGGCATGGTCTACGGCGGTTTGCTGGAGTCGATGTATGCCGGTGTCGGCAGTGAAGTGCTGTACCGGCCGATGGGCCAGGGTTGGGCGCTGGGTGCGGACCTGAACTATGTGCGCCAGCGCGGTTTCGAGCAGGACTTCAGCCTGCGCGATTACCGCACAGTCACCGGGCACATCACCGGCTACACCGACTTGCCGTTCAACCTGCAAGGCGCATTGAGCGTAGGGCGCTACCTGGCTAGGGATTGGGGCGCAACGTTGGACCTGTCGCGGCAATTCGACAATGGCGTGCGTATCGGCGCGTGGATCACCCGTACCAACGTGTCTAAAGAAGCGTTTGGTGAAGGCAGTTTCGACAAAGGCCTCTACCTGTCGATACCCTTTGATGAGCTGATGAGCCTGTCGACCCTGCGCCGCGCCAACCTGGTGTGGGCACCGCTGACCCGCGATGGCGGGGCACGCCTCAACCGTGCGTATTCACTGCATTCGATGACGGATGGGCGGGACAGTGCGTTGTTCTACAAGAACATCGACAAGATCACGGAGTGAAGCGGGAAGGGGGACTTGAGGTCCCCCTTTTGATGTCAGTAGATATCTTTGGACAGCAACGTGAACGGCGTCTTCAGCAGGATCTTGATATCCAGCCACAGCGACCAGGTGTTGATGTAGCGCAGGTCGATGTCCACCCGTTGCTGCATTTTTTCCAGGGTTTCGGTCTCACCCCGGCAGCCGTTGATCTGCGCCAGGCCCGTGATACCGGGCTTGATGCGATGGCGCGCCATGTAGGCGTGAATCTTCCCCGAGTAGTAGTCGTTGTGTGCAATGGCATGGGGGCGTGGACCGACCAGGGCCATATGACCCTGCAGCACGTTGAACAACTGCGGCAATTCATCGATGGAAGTCCGGCGGATGAAGCGCCCGACCGGTGTGATGCGTGCGTCGTTGCGGCTGGCCTGGCGTACTTCGTGATCGTCATGCACGCGCATCGAGCGGAACTTCCAAACCTTGATCACTTCGCCGTTCCAGCCATGGCGGTCCTGTTTGAAAATCACCGGGCCGGGGGAGGTGAGCTTGATCAACAGCGCGAATATCAACAACAACGGGCTCAACACCAGGATCGCCAGCAAGGCCAGACTCTTGTCCAGCAACGATTTGCTCAGGGCGGCGGTGGGGCGGCTGGTCAGCGGGCTTTCATTGAGGAAGATCGCTGGCAGCCCATCCACTTCGGCCACGCAATGATTGAGCAGGAGCATGTTGTTGAGGTCGGGCACCCAGATTACGTCGACACTGATCTCCAGCAAGTTGAGGTACAGCGCCTCGATCTGTGTGGCGTCCTGCAAGGCGTGAGTGATGTAGAGGCGGCGAATGCCGTGCTGGCGGATCAGTTGGGGTAATTGCGGCAGTTCGCCGAGTATCTGTGGGTGTGCACCTTGGGCGGCATCGGCGTGACTGCCCACCAATCCCACCAGGGGGGAGCGCTTCTGGCGAGACA
The genomic region above belongs to Pseudomonas azotoformans and contains:
- a CDS encoding capsule biosynthesis GfcC family protein, with translation MKRRTVTALVLLWSCAGTSHAAMTVSGQVRNPGPVALQAEARLLDVITAAQPDAQGYWLGAAWLRQPLLQRQAQLKAGVLFDLQTLQHAALPAGLEGRAHAAAELYRQVQALPVTGRQVAVLDPVAVEVGFAPNLPVSDGDRLMYPSRPDSVRVLGAVAAGCTVPFVPLRQARDYLVACPSSKEADTDYLWLVQPDGQVTRLGIAPWNREDGVPPAPGSTLLVPIRSDDLDPPTPQLNQQLAEFLATQPLAEVTP
- a CDS encoding YjbH domain-containing protein, whose protein sequence is MKLCIAAVLLVPCGVVHGDPRYTQSDFGGVGLLQTPTARMAPAGELSVNANRTEPYSRYSVSAQPLDWLEGTFRYTAITNRPYGAESFSGGQSYKDKAVDAKVRLYQESHWLPEVALGFMDLGGTGLFSSEYLVANKRYGDVDFSAGIAWGYLGSRGDFGNPLGALDDRFNERPTAEGSGSFSNGYFRGRPALFGGIAYQTPWAPLSVKLEVEGNDYKHEPRSNSFRQESPVNVGVVYKLADAIDVSAAWERGNTAMFGITLHTNFVSRKAPLKTYDPPAPKLPAQTPGTPPAQVDWAAVSQRLHDNAGYTVQRIAQRGPELVVYGEQQRYFYSAKAVGRASRILDNSVNDQIDWFTLVSERYAMPIEETSVPRATFREVVNNREDIKDLHRQVEVNRASERTQTVLYTQPPKAFSYGVGLGYKQNVGGPDGLLYQISADLDAEYRFTRNTWWSGLLSVNLLNNYDGFTYDAPTGLPRVRTDLRRYMTSADVTLPTFQLNHAQRLDQDLYGMVYGGLLESMYAGVGSEVLYRPMGQGWALGADLNYVRQRGFEQDFSLRDYRTVTGHITGYTDLPFNLQGALSVGRYLARDWGATLDLSRQFDNGVRIGAWITRTNVSKEAFGEGSFDKGLYLSIPFDELMSLSTLRRANLVWAPLTRDGGARLNRAYSLHSMTDGRDSALFYKNIDKITE
- a CDS encoding mannose-1-phosphate guanylyltransferase/mannose-6-phosphate isomerase, producing MLIPVIMAGGSGSRLWPLSRQLNPKQFLRLTDAHLSMLQQTITRLTGANVALPQLICNEQHRFLVAEQLRQLGMEQASILLEPVGRNTAPAIALAACQALAASEDPILLVLAADHLIEDIPAFHASLEVALPLAREGKLVTFGITPTRAHTGYGYIEQGAAVGEGGYRVKRFVEKPDAATAAQYVASGDYAWNSGMFMFRARRYLEELERFQPAILQACRAALEGGSQDLPFTRVHAATFAACPDNSIDYAVMEKTRDAVMVPLHAGWSDIGSWSALWEASEKDACGNVLRGDGLLLETRDTYVHADSRLVATVGVQDLIIVETKDAVLVAHKDQVQQVKGIVDQLKQAGRHEHLNHREVYRPWGMYDSVDNGQRYQVKRITVKPGAKLSVQMHHHRAEHWIVVSGTARVTNGEQTYLVSENQSTYIPIGQVHALENPGVIALELIEVQSGSYLGEDDIVRFEDKYGRA
- a CDS encoding NUDIX domain-containing protein, with translation MRFFSACASIDRAYGFWFVPGGRIRKNESLDSAFRRITQDELGRPFERATARLLGVYEHFYEDSVFANAGFGPDTHYVVLSYCLELDDSTLQPPAEQHQQYRWWPQDELRFSSRVHENTRAYFTNPVPRMLSC
- a CDS encoding YjbF family lipoprotein — encoded protein: MNTLKLATCMGLAWLLAGCNPLMTASLDTFKAAVSGPAPLTLTQAQVDAVPYPQIKVTTLSSEGVMALIRQRGDLQFWVASGKQVLLLRDGLVVRTVGLGVDLDGTRWQGQSPFELGLHRVPEGYRSTRQIDVVDGYRMGVTLTSRMTRKGFETIEILDKPYTLLRVDEDVEAPGFQARNRYWVNPGDGFIVQSEQHLTPRLTLFITQLQPTRKDAQ
- a CDS encoding polysaccharide biosynthesis/export family protein, which produces MMRIFSVAALAAALLQGCMFAPGQYMDTAALTERGSAENSRVDLIPITPKLLAMEAATQVPYSIPAELLSYKPGPYLIGANDALYITVWDHPELTAPSGPQQQIDANGRLVSPDGNLFYPYVGELVAKGRSIEALRSEITDKLRQYIDSPQVDVSVLRFASQRVVITGAVAKAGPVPITTIPLNVMEAMGAAGIDPLNADLSNLTLTRGGKRYTLDLDTLNLAQSRVNDIYLKDGDQLYLAYNDRKRIYVMGEVMQPRALSFKTRSMNLSDVLGSVGGVNQNTSNADAVYVIRGAQNSAAEPAKVFQLEAASPSAMALATRFEVQPQDVVFVGPANITRWNRFISQLIPSATIVGIGASTQNNLSEASNR
- a CDS encoding undecaprenyl-phosphate glucose phosphotransferase, giving the protein MLNNTRMHRNLTPKGLTFWGQWMLASGLVVTVLFMLAVFKTGQLEYNYRVLAAFTILASLPAYSLCDVYSKKDDYGVGLGRLFMGWLLTVGIVSLVGIACNASSLFPLEILLLWAAVSYPLLAVCYIPLHSLSRYYHRQLHQRHKSLIVGTGKLAVDLAKTLSRQKRSPLVGLVGSHADAAQGAHPQILGELPQLPQLIRQHGIRRLYITHALQDATQIEALYLNLLEISVDVIWVPDLNNMLLLNHCVAEVDGLPAIFLNESPLTSRPTAALSKSLLDKSLALLAILVLSPLLLIFALLIKLTSPGPVIFKQDRHGWNGEVIKVWKFRSMRVHDDHEVRQASRNDARITPVGRFIRRTSIDELPQLFNVLQGHMALVGPRPHAIAHNDYYSGKIHAYMARHRIKPGITGLAQINGCRGETETLEKMQQRVDIDLRYINTWSLWLDIKILLKTPFTLLSKDIY